In the genome of Mytilus edulis chromosome 3, xbMytEdul2.2, whole genome shotgun sequence, one region contains:
- the LOC139514746 gene encoding E3 ubiquitin-protein ligase DZIP3-like: MASLTVEEENYVRMSLLLTGISPRAARTFFDGEFAPACLGATIKKEFNKLFDLKKNHRINQSQWNLLFPRFPDVPDSKTFDVTLMILLLRNLTPMDPPLCGFDSVPSMIEITHAADLARIKYYRNYLAHLDDGKLATGFFNTAWNDIACVCIYIKVNFSDFELAVGKIFVTKIRN; this comes from the exons ATGGCATCTCTTACTGTAGAGGAAGAAAACTATGTTCGAATGAGTTTATTATTAACAGGAATTTCTCCTCGTGCAGCTAGAACCTTTTTCGATGGTGAATTTGCTCCAGCTTGTTTAGGTGCAACAATAAAGAAAGAGTTTAACAAATTGTTTGACTTGAAAAAGAATCATAGAATTAATCAATCACAGTGGAACCTCCTGTTTCCAAGATTTCCTG ATGTACCAGATTCGAAAACTTTTGATGTGACTCTGATGATTCTATTACTGAGGAATTTGACTCCAATGGACCCTCCTCTTTGTGGATTTGACAGTGTACCTTCTATGATTGAAATCACACATGCTGCAGATTTAGCAAGGATAAAATACTACAGGAATTACTTGGCTCATTTGGATGATGGCAAACTAGCTACAGGGTTCTTCAATACTGCTTGGAATGATATAGcttgtgtatgtatatatatcaaGGTTAATTTCTCTGATTTTGAACTAGCCGTTGGAAAGATATTCGtaacaaaaataagaaattaa